ATTGTTCCACCTAACCAGCTGCTGCAATGAAACAGATTTAGCTTGCCACTGGAGCCATCTTTTGACTTCTTGCAGACACCTTTTGCTGACATTACACTCAAAAAACAAATGAGCAACAGATTCCTTCTCAACTCCACATAGGAGACAAGTACAATCCTGCATTATACCAAATTTGAACAGCCTATCTCTAGTTTTTAGGCGATCTTGGACAGCCAACCAAAAAATAAATATGTGTTTGGGTAAGTTAAATCTACTCCAAACCTTCTTACTCCATTGATAGTTATCACCTTCTGGCCAAATTAAGTCATATCCCTGTTTAATGCTATAAATCACAACTGAGAACTAATGCTCATCAACCAAAGATTTAAGGGTGTCCTTGACAGCAACTATTTTCCTCCAGTACCAGCTACTCTGCACAGGAGCAGAGTAGTCCCACCAAACCTGCTCCTTTATATACACAGAATTAATCCATTTAACCCACAAGTCATCCTTCTTAGAGGAAATTGCCCAGACATACTTCCCAAGAGCAGCTTTATTCCATGCCAGGATGTTTCGAAAGCCAAGCCCTCCAGCCCTTTTAGGACGACAGATTCTCTCCCAAGCGACCCTTCTTGAGCTAGAACAAGTTGCTGTCCCATGCCACTCGAAAGCCTGACAAATAGCATTGATCTCCTTCAGGATTCTTTTCGGTATAAGAAAAAGCTGACTCCAATATGAGTGAATAGAGATTAGCACCGAGTTAATAAGAGTGATCCTCCCTACAAAAGATAGGTTCCTAGTGCTCCACCGCCTTATTCGCCCAGTCATTCTCTCAAGGAGAACCGAACACTCCATGGCAGAAATTTTTTTAGCACAAACAGGCACTCCCAAGTACCTAAAAGGCAATGAGCTACGCTGAAAACCAGAGGCTTCTAAAATACGCTGAACCTCAGCTTCGTCCATGCCCCCACAATAAATGGATGATTTCTCTTCGCTAGGGAATAAACCCGAGGTCTTGGAGAATAATTTCAATCCTTGCAAGATGAGATAGACCGATTTGAAGTCAACATGGCAGAACAGTAATATATCATCAGCAAAAATAAGATGGTTCAGCCTAAGATCCTCACAACGATCATGAAATCTAAAACCAGTTCTCTCCCCTACCTTCCCCATAATTCGGGACAGATATTCCATgcctaagaaaaataaaagagggGACAAGGGATCTCCTTGTCATAGACCTCTTTTGGATTCAAAGAAACCGTGCAACTCACCATTAAACATTAATGAGAATCGAGGAGTCCGAACACAGTTCATGATGATTTGAATAAACTCACCAGGAAATTGCAAAGCTTCAAGCATCTCTTCTATGAATCCCCATTCTATAGTGTCATACACCTTCCTAAGATCAAGCTTGATCAAACAACTTGGTTTGCAATTTTTCCTACCATAATGGCGCACTATGTCTTGACATATCATAATATTGTGAGCAATAAACATACCATGAATAAATCCACCTTGATTCTTAGCAATCAGATCTGGTAAAACATGTTTTAACCGAGAGAAAATTAATTTTGTGGCCACCTTGTATATCACATTGCAACAGGCAATGGACCGATAGTCACTAACATTGGAAGGGCACTTACTCTTAGGGATGAGAGTAAGGGTAGTAGCATTGATTCCTTTAAAATACTGCCCGTGTGGAGAAAAGACAGCACAACCTCACTCATGTCAGCCCCAACAATATCCCAACAGTCCTGAAAAAAATAGCTACAATATCCATCCGGACCAGGAGCTCTTATACCAGGAATAGAGAATACAGTTTGCTTTACCTCTTCCATAGAATAATGCCCTAGcagaagcctagcttgcatatcattCACAACCAGCCCATGCTGAACCACATTCCTATTAACTGATAATCTGTTTTCCAGCTTGCACCCCAATAAAGTTTGATAATAAGAAAGGAAAACAGAGGAAACTTCTTCTGGCTTGTCTACCCAAACACCTGATTCAGATTTGACTGAATATATTCTATTTTGGGCTCTTCTATCCCTAAGACTAGCATGAAAAAATGATGTATTCTCATCTCCTTCTTGCATCCATTTAACTTTTTCTTTTTGATGAAGAAAGGAACAATATACTTTGTGTATCTCTGAGTAGTTTTTCCTAGCTTGTGAATCTTTAACTATCATCCTCTCATTCAGCAGATCTCCTTTTAAATGGTCCTGGCACACTTTGAGATCCTGCACAACTTTGATATGAGCCGAATGAAGCTCATTAAAACCCTTCCTGTTCAGCTCCTTAAGTAATATTTTTAATCGTTTTAACTTCTTCACTACTCGATACATTGGGGTTCCAAACACCACTCCCTGCCAATCATGTTGAACCTATTCAAAAAATTCAGGAGCAGAGGCCCACATTTTAAAGTAACAGAATGGCTTCTTACCATTTTCCATAGCAGGATAAACAGACAACATAGCTGGGCAATGATCAAACATTCCTTCATTCAAGAAAGTAACTTCAGCCGCAGTATACTGGTCAAGCCATCTCTGGTTAGCCAAAACTCTATCAATTTTAGAGTAAATTCTGTCATGTCCTTGCTGCTTGTTAGTCCAAGTAAAGAAACTTCCAGTGAACTTGACATCCTCCAAATTAAATTTCTCTATACATTGCTGAAATGCCACCGACTTATTGTACTTTACTTTCACCCCAATCCTCTCATCCTTGTATAAAACATCATTGAAATCTCCAAGCACCAGCCAAGGCTCAAGAGTGAAACAGTCATATATTTCCTTCCATAACTCAACCCGCCCTTCCTCTGCATTAAACCCATACACAAATGAGACATAAAAACCAGTTCCTTTATCAAGAGGCCTAACCAACAGATGAATTAGTTGGCTACAACACTTGATGATAGAGACCGAAAACATAATAGGGTTCCAAGCCACCACAATACGACCTCCATTATGCCACACATTAATCGAAGTGAAACACCAGCCCGAGAACATATGAAGGTACAAAGCTCCCAATTTATGAGCCTTGACCCTTGTCTCCAGGAGCCCAATCAACCCAACCTTATGATAGGAGATCAATTTCTTGACCTCACTCTGCTTATGATGGGTATTGAGACCCCTCACATTCCAAGACATAATTCTATCCATTAGATAGAGGAGGTACTCCCCCTCCTCCATTAGTATTCTCTTCCCTGGAAACCAGTGAACATTCTCCTTTCTCTTCCACTAAAACTTAAAAACTATTGTTAGTAGCCATCATACTGTTCAATTCGATATGTTTGTGTTTCCCTCCTTTTGAAACTGTTTGGAACCCCTCATCATCAACCTCAATCTGTTTTCCTTGTTTTCCCAGCTGCTTTGGCCTCCCCTACTTTCACAACCCATTCTTGTTTTTTACCCTCCTTCTTGCGACAATCTAGTGCTTTGTGTCCCATGCCTTTACAATGTCTGCAATAAGCAGGAACCCACTCATAGTGCACACTAACAGAGACATTAAACCCCAACTCATTTTCAAATCTGATCATCTCAGGAAACTCCTGATCAATAGATACCTCAATTAGAATTCTTGCAAAATTTAGTTTCTCTCGGTTCTTTGTAATTTGATCTACCATCAAAGGCTTGCCCAATTGACTAACAATCTTGAAAAGTGAGCGTTCACCCCAGTACTTAAGATCTAAATCAGTGAGTTGAATCCATGTAGGAACTTTGCAAACATTTTCCTTCTTAAAATCTGAATTAGCATCCCAAGGCTTGAGAATGACTGGTTTCTTATCAAAGAAAACGAAACCCCCTTCCAGCACTGCATCTCTATTTTCAATTGTATCAAATCGAATGATGAAAACGCCAGGAGAGATTGCACCCACCTTATCGACTCCTCTGCTTCTCCATACTCTTCTAGCAAATCCCTCCAGAACAGACAGAGGGGGATTCGCTCCCAACACATAGCCAACAAGAGAAGAGTTCCAAAAATTAACCTCCTCTTCAATATCCTCTAATTCTATCTTAATCCCCTGTTTCCCCTCAGAAATCTTCTCAGAATTGCCAAATTTACCACTCAGATTTTGCACTACATTACCAGATCTGAGCACCGGAGGCATTGGGCTCTTACCTTCACTAACTTCCTTAGCACAACGATGCGATGCAGAAAGGAAATTTGAAAAGTATTGCCTAATATCGTCCTGTCTTTGCAAGCTCACTAGCGTCGCCTCCGGAGAAAGGACCAGATCTGCGTTCTCCTGTATCAACGGCGACGGAGAAGGAGGCTCCGTCCCATTCCCCAGTTCTCCTTCAGAGAAATCGATGGCCTCCACCCCAAGCACTTCAGCCGTTGATTTCATTTTTTTGACCATATCTGACGAGGACGACCCtcgtttcttcttcttcttccctgcTGACTTCACCAGAACCTTACCCTTCTTTGCCATGGCACCAGCTCAAGGAGCTGAGAGAGAGCAAAACGAACTCGTGAGTTCGGCAGAGTCTTTtgtttgatatttatttttataataatgagATTGTTATTTTGAAGAATGGTTTCAAATTTCGTCAAGCAGAACATAAAAATGaactgtatatgctcaaacctaatGAACGAACGCTTAATAACTCTTAATTTTTTACAGGTAGAAAAACCGaaaggaaaaaatgaaaaaaagtttcaaatgaggatgacacatatctggggaatcttagacttggtcatattggtctagaaaagataaaccagttaacaaaagatgtacctttgagagaactaagagtagTAACTCttcctgtttgtgaatcttgtctagaaggaaaaatgagtaAACGTCATTTCTCAGTGAAgggcaatagagctaaagaacctttggagcatgtacacagcgatgtctatggtccaatcaatgtacaagcaagaggttggtatgagtacttcgtcacttttattgatgaataCTCATGATATAGTCATACTTACTTCATTCTTAGGAAATCTAAAACCTTTGGTatgtttcaagaattcaaagctgaggctgagaagcaattaggtaagagtCATAAGACACTTcaatctgatcgaggtggagaatatttggatatagaattcaaagaattcttgttggagcatggtattctatcccaactcacagcactagGACTGCtatagcaaaatggtgtttctgttggggttttatgccctaattaaaacccaaattctttgtaatcccattttattatcaataaaggaatagaaataattttttgacttggtcaatcacttttctcacatgttttattttcatgattatttgtttaatataaacttctattaaatctcgagcatatagctaatcttatttatagtgacgtaatcacattggactataagtatgattatatgttcaaaataagttagccctaagattagtcagtgcacaggatttacactgaattgccaatctacaatatgatctacttacacattacaatgttatgttctttccagaacattagcaaagatcggatgtatttgttacatcggactggaccgatattgacagttgataagataagtaaacataccgttattatctattctagtcatatcatatagttgaccataggtcaattcaatctcaattctgagtggctaGTATTATGAttgcattatttgagttctttgacttgttcgttaccagcttaccctacggactagcccatacttacatcttgggaactcggtagtataattgagtgggagtgttaatcatagatatgaacatctatagcttctgatgaagaaataAAACGACGGTtcccttttagtttggttcaaggtgttaaatgatagagatatcatttacaaggaactaagtgttctaaggataaaatacaatgaggggtaaaacgatatttagtcctatctcattgtagaccgtctatagaggattgagtgacaattatggttgtaacaatggataattaatagcgtatctatatttgttatagatctttctatgaattcaagagtgcgattccgagtctatagtggagtcacaaggaattaataagttagtaaatttatttgttagatttatgataacttattggagcttgatttcataggcccatggtccccattgtaccttggataaaatcatctagatagtctcaattaattgatttaattgtcaattagaattatcaaagttgaccaggtcaattttggatagtttcacagagttgtgtaattttgagaagaaaagagaaattatggcagatttattaattaagataaattggtatctaaattaataaataagtttaaatcatggttcaaattataaataattaatttaataagggatttagataattatttaattaattaaatcaatagaaaataatacaggccttgattttaagtccaacgggcttataatcaaatgggaaatttcacgggcctaatgctcatgataatttcaacctagggctttaaaatggctaatattttatttattttttaataaaattaaatggcctaattgagtctataaaaggagtgcttagagagaagtcaaaacatatgtttgataagtcataagtcagattttctgatagttttagattcttcctaaacacaagtcctttttctaagcctcttgatTAATTTATATTCttatctctgtatctatctcatgtgttgataatttcccacgctagtctaggttattctaaggttacattggaagactatgaagaacatagaagaacggttcagtttcttgataatactttgcgacagactGGATACAAGAggtagagaaactgaaggaatgactctttaattccactgcgtatattgtaagtattcttgtctttgtttctctttgaattcaattttagaaacatgttataggctttctcgtattaatttgtttaatataagatatacatgaaaataaataaagatcctttataagttttcctaacagtttCTGATGGAAGAAACAGGACTTTATTAGatatggtcaggtctatgttaagctactctttacttcctctctcattctggggatatgcacttcaaactaCGACTTACATTTTGagtgtagtcccatctaagaccataaccAAAATGCAACTGGaattgtggaatggaaacaaacctattTTGCACCATTTTTTACATTtggctgtcctgctcatgtttTTAGACATAAattagggaaacttgattcaaggtttgaagtgtgcatttttgtgggctacgctCTAGAGATAAGAggcggttacttctatagtcccaaggaacaaatggtatttgtttccacaaatgcaaccttcgttgaacatgactatatgaataactataaaccttggaGTAAGGTAGTATGGGAGAAACTAACATCTAATAAGATTCAATcaccatcatcttcatcattcaATGATAAACGACAATctgaggaaaccactattcctaaAAAGGACACCCCGgtgcaacatcgtagtgggaggattgtgagacaatatgttcactacgaacatgaggcacatgttctTGTTTCTAATatagacaaggatgatccattaaccttcaaaaaggtaatggatgatcctgaaaaggagaaatggcaagaagccatgaaccaagaaatggaatctatgcATTCCAATTCTGTCCGAGAACTTGTAGATCAACCTGAAGATTTCCGGCCCATTGCGTGCAAATGGATATATAAGAAGAAAGAGgagtagatgggaaagtggatACTTTCAAGGCAAGGCTAGTAGCAATGcgtaaatccattcgcatcctcgtATCCATAGTTGCAACCTATGACTATGAAATATGGAAAATAGACGTAAAGACAACCAGcagggttcatcaagaatggggaagatcaaaaggtgtgcaagttactgaaatccatttatgaattaaatcaagcatctagatcttggaatattaccTTTGTtttatggcttcgaacagaatgtctaCAAAGCATGTGTGTACAAATACATCAAATGGAAAGTGGTGGTTTTCCTAGATCTTTACGTGGAGGGAATTATCCTCATTGGCATCagtgtagagacattgtcaaacgtgaagaagtggttagccgaaaaattccaaatgaaagatttgggcgatgTGAGACATGTTATGGGAATTCAAATCCTAATGGATAGgtagaacaagctcttggcactttcttaggctaattatatcgataaggtacttgaaagattctctatagAGAATTCTAAGAAAGGTTAGTtaccaaccagacatggaattactctctccaaggaacagtgtcttaagacacctcaagaggaagaagatatgagaaagtatccccaTGCATCAATAATTAGGAGTCTAATGTATGGCATGTTGTGTACAATACCTCATATATGCTATGATGTTGAGATTGTGAGTCGTTATCattcaaatcctggtttggaacattgGATTGTAGTAACGCACATTCTCatgtatcttaggagaacgagataTTATATGTTTGTATACTCaaggggtgagttaaaccctactaAATACATTTATTCTGATTTCAATTAGACAAAGTCAATTGTAAGTTGACGTCTAGGTCattattcactcttggtggaggataTGTGGTCTGGAGGATTAAACAATCCTTCATAGCAGATTCTACCATAGATGCCGAATAcatagtggcttgtgaagcagctaagaatgaggtttggttgagaaagttctacactAATATGGAAGTAGTTGAAGATATGGATAAGCAACTAATCCTatattgtgacaacagtggagcagtagctaactccaaggaaccaagaagccacaagagagtaAATAATATAGAAAGGAAAAAACATCTCATTAGAGAGATTGTGCatagaggtgatgtgactgttccAAAGATAGCGTTGGAATAGAACCTAGCTTACCTGTTTGCCAAGACACTTTCTGCAAAGTTGTTCATGGGTCACGTgtgcaacatgggattaagggagacgcctcacttgctttgatgcaaagtgggagattgttaggattaattccctaaaagcatgtaaagacattttattgaaataaataaaaagaacgatattattatatttgaatgttataattattgtttcaattaattatatgataatatcaagaaaattccttattcattcatgagaatatgatcttgtattagtatgagagaattaagatcatatataatgaataaaatagtcagtaacatattaaagtatggaatctttaatgaatggttactagtgcgatttactaagcatatgggatgcaagtgatctagattcggattactgatgcgGATATAAATCTTAGTaaagtgttgtatataatagagattatatatgagaggactgataagaattaattatctttataaacttgtcgtttcaTGTAaaaatttgattct
The Humulus lupulus chromosome 6, drHumLupu1.1, whole genome shotgun sequence DNA segment above includes these coding regions:
- the LOC133785326 gene encoding uncharacterized protein LOC133785326, yielding MAKKGKVLVKSAGKKKKKRGSSSSDMVKKMKSTAEVLGVEAIDFSEGELGNGTEPPSPSPLIQENADLVLSPEATLVSLQRQDDIRQYFSNFLSASHRCAKEVSEGKSPMPPVLRSGNVVQNLSGKFGNSEKISEGKQGIKIELEDIEEEVNFWNSSLVGYVLGANPPLSVLEGFARRVWRSRGVDKVGAISPGVFIIRFDTIENRDAVLEGGFVFFDKKPVILKPWDANSDFKKENVCKVPTWIQLTDLDLKYWGERSLFKIVSQLGKPLMVDQITKNREKLNFARILIEVSIDQEFPEMIRFENELGFNVSVSVHYEWVPAYCRHCKGMGHKALDCRKKEGKKQEWVVKVGEAKAAGKTRKTD